A genomic segment from Planctomycetota bacterium encodes:
- the rnc gene encoding ribonuclease III, whose protein sequence is MHDLDPDIQRRAEEIVGHTFANPAILSEALTHASVAEHRVQSNERMEFFGDAILGAVTCEYLFHNYPEYLEGELTKIKSAVVSRKVCAMIADQLGLTELLKLGKGMCGRDQLPASLAAAVYESMVAAIYLDGGFEPVRRFILEHMQPIIAETAASTHQQNFKSVLQQHAQKHLSELPSYILLDEKGPDHSKCFQVCAQISGRRYPAAWGSNKKEAEQQAALLALAELGVVVIGEDGTATVQDPAPAG, encoded by the coding sequence ATGCACGATCTCGATCCGGACATTCAGCGGCGGGCCGAAGAAATTGTCGGTCACACCTTCGCCAATCCCGCCATTCTCAGCGAGGCGCTGACGCACGCGTCCGTCGCCGAGCATCGCGTGCAATCCAACGAACGCATGGAGTTCTTCGGCGACGCCATTCTCGGCGCCGTCACCTGCGAGTACCTGTTCCACAACTACCCCGAATACCTCGAAGGCGAACTGACGAAGATCAAAAGCGCCGTCGTCAGCCGCAAAGTCTGCGCGATGATCGCCGACCAACTCGGCCTCACCGAACTGCTCAAGCTCGGCAAGGGCATGTGCGGGCGCGATCAACTGCCGGCGAGTCTGGCGGCGGCGGTGTACGAATCGATGGTGGCGGCGATCTATCTCGACGGCGGGTTCGAACCGGTACGGCGATTCATCCTAGAGCACATGCAACCGATCATCGCCGAAACCGCCGCCTCGACGCATCAGCAGAACTTCAAGTCCGTCCTGCAGCAGCATGCCCAGAAGCACTTGTCGGAATTACCTTCGTACATCCTGCTCGACGAGAAGGGCCCCGATCACAGCAAGTGCTTCCAGGTCTGCGCTCAAATCAGCGGCCGTCGCTACCCCGCCGCGTGGGGCTCCAACAAGAAGGAAGCCGAGCAACAGGCGGCGCTGCTCGCCCTGGCCGAACTCGGCGTCGTCGTCATCGGCGAAGACGGCACCGCCACCGTGCAGGACCCGGCGCCGGCGGGGTAA